One window of Manihot esculenta cultivar AM560-2 chromosome 17, M.esculenta_v8, whole genome shotgun sequence genomic DNA carries:
- the LOC110604905 gene encoding phosphopantothenoylcysteine decarboxylase subunit VHS3 — protein MSSQQIKSQRENAVIYHGEELCRQKFYELLDNFSLPRGVLPVDMVEFGYNQSTGFIWLKQENKKVHKFPLINKTAYYDTEVTAFIEKGRLRSITGVKGKEFCAWFRLGNMHIKDPSSGKIEVAIIGGLGTTYPISAFELQDDKDDDQKKRNQDDKKKRNGDDKNINEDDKDEDQKNRSENDEDDCQKIRNKDDKDDGQKNRN, from the coding sequence ATGTCATCTCAGCAAATCAAATCCCAGAGAGAGAATGCAGTGATTTACCATGGAGAAGAACTATGCAGGCAGAAATTTTACGAACTGCTGGACAATTTTTCTCTCCCACGCGGTGTCTTACCTGTCGATATGGTTGAGTTCGGCTATAATCAATCCACTGGATTCATTTGGCTCAAGCAGGAGAACAAGAAAGTGCACAAGTTTCCCCTCATTAACAAGACTGCCTACTATGATACGGAAGTCACAGCTTTTATTGAAAAGGGTCGGCTCAGGAGTATAACCGGCGTCAAGGGTAAGGAGTTTTGTGCTTGGTTTCGCCTTGGTAATATGCACATCAAAGATCCTTCCTCCGGCAAGATTGAGGTTGCAATCATCGGTGGCCTGGGCACTACATACCCAATTTCAGCTTTTGAGCTCCAGGATGACAAGGATGATGACCAGAAGAAGAGAAATCAGGATgacaagaagaaaagaaatggGGATGACAAGAACATAAATGAGGATGACAAGGATGAAGACCAGAAGAACAGAAGTGAAAATGACGAGGATGATTGCCAGAAGATCAGAAACAAGGATGACAAGGATGATGGCCAGAAGAACCGAAATTAA
- the LOC122722301 gene encoding 60S ribosomal protein L18a-like protein, producing the protein MSEGGKDTGVAGNPQSRYYYGTFQGVANYHPPPQPPPHPVVGFPQPVAPNVYDVNPQYYSHGYNNYATGYAVVEGRALREHRLPCCGLGMGWFLFIIGFFLGGIPWYVGTFVLLCVHVDYREKPGYVACAIAAILAMIAVTLGVTKGSHAW; encoded by the exons ATGAGCGAAGGTGGAAAAGACACGGGTGTCGCCGGCAACCCGCAGAGCCGGTACTATTATGGGACTTTTCAGGGCGTCGCCAACTATCACCCTCCTCCGCAACCACCTCCTCATCCGGTCGTCGGTTTCCCTCAGCCTGTTGCCCCTAATGTCTATGACGTCAATCCTCAGTACTATTCCCATGGATATAATAACTATGCAACAG GTTATGCGGTTGTTGAAGGAAGGGCCTTGAGAGAACATAGACTTCCCTGCTGTGGTCTGGGCATGGGATGGTTCTT GTTTATTATTGGTTTCTTTTTAGGTGGCATTCCTTGGTATGTTGGCACTTTTGTTCTACTTTGTGTACATGTGGATTATAGAGAAAAGCCGGGATATGTTGCGTGTGCAATAGCT GCTATCCTTGCCATGATTGCTGTTACTCTTGGCGTAACTAAGGGATCTCACGCCTGGTGA
- the LOC110605198 gene encoding mannosyl-oligosaccharide 1,2-alpha-mannosidase MNS3 isoform X1, translating to MSKSLPYSMKDVHYDNAKFRQRSFVKVIAQSFVTSNLKRKCISCSTGKFLMLLMIFGLALLLMTHTSSHHSFSDGLAKGTNVSEEITMGGSSRFGRFWRKPPRLPPRLSPDEKGTNNKPSNESLRLNADPIWIERQQKVKESFLHAWSGYKKYAMGYDELMPLSQQGVDGLGGLGATIVDALDTAMIMGANEVVFEAGSWIETHLSDKISKNGQVNLFETTIRVLGGLLSAYHLSGGGQHNNSMYKGPKPIVYLETARKLADRLLVAFTSSPTPIPFSDVVLHGPSAHRAPDGLSSTSEVSTLQLEFNYLSTVSGDPKYSVEAMKVLAHMKNLPKVEGLVPIYISPDSGEFSGENIRLGSRGDSYYEYLIKVWLQQGSSQDSDFTYLHDMYEEALKGVRRLLVQKSIPNGLVFVGELPYGPKGVFRPKMDHLVCFLPGTLALGATKGITKEKAMKDDLLKFEDLENLKLAEDLAKTCFEMYSVTSTGLAPEIAYFHTKEYYEGGLDGGNKGSKFVDDIIIKHADRHNLLRPETVESLFVLYRVTEDPKYREWGWQIFEAFEKFTKVESGGYSSLDDVTLLPSRRRDKMETFFLGETLKYLYLLFGDTSVIPLDKFVFNTEAHPLPIKGT from the exons ATGTCGAAATCCCTCCCTTACTCCATGAAAGATGTTCACTATGATAACGCCAAGTTCCGCCAACGCTCTTTCGTCAAG GTGATAGCGCAGTCCTTCGTTACCAGTAACTTAAAGCGTAAATGTATAAGTTGTAGTACTGGGAAGTTTCTAATGTTATTGATGATATTTGGTTTAGCATTGCTTTTGATGACTCATACAAGCAGTCACCATTCTTTTTCTGATGGACTagcaaaaggaacaaatgtTAGTGAAGAAATTACTATGGGTGGAAGTAGCAGATTTGGAAGATTTTGGAGGAAACCACCAAGGCTTCCTCCTCGATTATCACCTGATGAAAAAGGTACTAATAATAAACCTAGCAATGAATCGTTGAGGTTAAATGCTGATCCAATATGGATTGAAAGGCAACAAAAAGTGAAGGAATCTTTCCTGCATGCTTGGTCTGGCTACAAAAAGTATGCAATGGGATATGATGAACTTATGCCCCTAAGCCAGCAGGGAGTTGATGGGCTAGGAGGTCTAGGTGCTACTATTGTGGATGCTCTTGATACTGCCATGATTATGGGTGCTAATGAAGTAGTTTTTGAAGCAGGCTCATGGATTGAAACACACCTTTCTGATAAGATTAGCAAGAACGGCCaagttaatttatttgaaaCTACCATCCGTGTCTTAGGTGGACTTTTAAGTGCATATCATTTAAGTGGAGGGGGACAACATAATAACTCTATGTATAAGGGGCCAAAACCAATTGTTTATCTAGAAACTGCTAGAAAGTTGGCTGATCGTCTTCTAGTGGCTTTTACTTCCAGTCCAACTCCTATTCCATTTAGTGATGTTGTTCTTCACGGTCCCTCAGCGCATCGTGCTCCTGATGGTTTGAGCAGTACTTCAGAAGTTTCAACTTTGCAACTTGAGTTCAATTATCTCAGTACAGTTTCTGGTGATCCCAAGTACAGCGTGGAAGCTATGAAGGTTTTGGCACATATGAAGAATCTACCAAAGGTGGAAGGGCTGGTTCCTATCTACATAAG CCCTGACTCTGGTGAATTTAGCGGAGAGAATATTAGACTGGGTTCTCGTGGTGACAGCTACTATGAGTACCTAATTAAAGTATGGCTTCAGCAAGGAAGCAGTCAAGATTCTGATTTTACATATCTGCATGACATGTATGAGGAGGCATTGAAGGGTGTTAGGCGCTTACTTGTTCAGAAGTCGATCCCAAATGGATTGGTTTTTGTGGGGGAATTGCCTTATGGACCAAAGGGTGTTTTTCGTCCGAAAATGGATCACCTG GTGTGCTTTTTGCCTGGTACTCTTGCTCTTGGTGCCACTAAGGGCATAACAAAGGAAAAGGCAATGAAAGATGATCTGCTTAAATTTGAAGACCTTGAAAATTTAAAGCTCGCTGAGGATTTAGCAAAAACATGCTTTGAAATGTATTCAGTCACTTCTACTGGTCTTGCCCCAGAAATTGCTTACTTCCATACAAAG GAGTATTATGAAGGTGGGCTTGATGGGGGGAATAAGGGTTCAAAGTTTGTTGATGACATAATAATCAAACATGCTGATCGTCATAATCTTTTGCGCCCTGAAACTGTGGAATCCTTGTTTGTATTATATCGGGTTACAGAGGACCCAAA ATACCGTGAATGGGGTTGGCAGATATTTGAAGCATTTGAGAAGTTCACAAAGGTTGAATCTGGTGGGTACAGTTCTTTAGACGACGTTACTTTGCTTCCTTCTCGAAGAAGAGACAAGATGGAGACGTTCTTTTTAGGAGAGACATTGAAGTATCTGTACTTGCTATTTGGGGATACCTCTGTTATTCCATTGGATAAGTTTGTCTTCAACACAGAAGCCCATCCTCTTCCTATTAAAGGTACCTGA
- the LOC110604607 gene encoding nuclear intron maturase 1, mitochondrial codes for MSLRTFIKHLPSSLSFFNSLSCFRSFSSLATQQDPYSLLKEDPIEICTSLWVKSFSSPVDATFPNLTGFLSKLDLWVLAYQRSCAHVTGTFPPRSALHSHTLHSLLSLQNAVVHNRFRWNDKANQIIRSPNDKPLTKLLSKTKLKAMLDSDDPCFQDRVVQEVLLMILEPFFEARFSSKSHAFRPGRNAHTVIRTIRSNFAGYLWFLRGDISELFVAADANIVMGCVEKVVKDKKVLNLIKTALKPVTRSQQPPKSGDTNELRRKKKKKATKKKILNENEPKPDPYWLRTFFDFAPEEAMKVPSYGYCGILSPLLANVCLNELDQMMEEKIVKFFRPNKLDSIWKDSIDDGCHNPSWPEFVPSSGKEKTRRMNYIRYGGHFLIGIRGPREDAVQTRKEIIEFCESKLGIRLDNSKIEIEHITRGIQFLDHIICRRVIHPTLHYTASGGKIVSQKCAGTLLSVTASLQQCIRQFRRLEFVKGDKDPEPLPCTPMLYSSQAHTNAQMNKFLETMADWYRYADNRKKVVGFCAYVIRSSLAKLYAARYRLKSRAKVYKIASRDLSRPLRESSNNSAPEYSDLLRMGLVDAIEGVQFSHMSLIPSCDYTPFPRNWIPDHERVLHEYIRLQDPKFFCELHRSIKRQGLIVPQDEISEIFWDCKTLGIRRYQSRGKNEPNTASEKVDLTS; via the coding sequence ATGTCATTGAGAACATTTATCAAACACCTTCCTTCCTCCCTTTCCTTCTTCAACTCCCTCTCTTGCTTTCGCTCTTTCTCTTCCCTCGCCACTCAGCAAGATCCATACTCCCTACTAAAAGAAGACCCAATTGAAATATGCACTTCTCTCTGGGTCAAATCCTTCTCTTCACCTGTAGACGCCACTTTTCCCAACCTCACCGGCTTCCTCTCAAAACTCGATCTCTGGGTCCTCGCTTACCAGCGTTCCTGCGCTCACGTGACGGGAACGTTCCCTCCCCGTAGTGCCCTCCACTCCCACACCCTTCATTCTCTCCTTTCTCTCCAAAACGCTGTTGTTCATAACCGCTTCAGATGGAATGATAAGGCAAACCAAATCATTCGCAGCCCAAACGACAAGCCATTAACAAAACTCCTCTCCAAAACGAAGCTCAAAGCAATGCTGGATTCGGACGATCCTTGCTTTCAGGATCGGGTGGTTCAGGAAGTGCTGCTGATGATCCTGGAGCCGTTCTTTGAAGCGCGGTTTTCGAGTAAGTCACACGCGTTTAGGCCTGGGAGGAATGCACACACTGTAATTAGGACTATAAGGAGTAATTTTGCAGGATATTTATGGTTTCTGAGAGGTGATATAAGTGAGCTTTTTGTTGCTGCTGATGCTAATATTGTCATGGGATGTGTTGAGAAGGTTGTTAAAGACAAGAAAGtgttaaatttgataaaaactgCACTTAAACCCGTAACTAGGAGTCAACAACCACCAAAGAGCGGTGATACCAATGAGTTgagaaggaagaaaaagaagaaggctACAAAGAAGAAGATTTTGAATGAGAATGAACCAAAACCTGACCCATATTGGTTGAGAACTTTCTTTGATTTTGCTCCAGAGGAGGCAATGAAGGTACCTAGTTATGGTTATTGTGGTATTTTGAGTCCATTGCTTGCTAATGTTTGTCTCAATGAATTGGACCAAATGATGGAAGAGAAGATAGTTAAGTTCTTTAGGCCAAATAAGCTTGACTCAATATGGAAAGATTCAATTGATGATGGGTGTCATAACCCTTCTTGGCCAGAGTTTGTTCCTTCTAGTGGGAAAGAGAAGACCCGGAGAATGAATTACATTCGATATGGAGGTCATTTTCTAATTGGTATTCGAGGTCCTAGAGAAGATGCTGTGCAAACTCGAAAGGAGATCATTGAGTTTTGCGAAAGTAAGTTGGGGATCAGGTTGGATAATTCTAAAATTGAGATTGAACACATAACAAGGGGAATTCAGTTTTTGGATCATATAATTTGCCGCAGGGTGATACACCCCACACTTCATTACACAGCAAGTGGAGGCAAAATTGTAAGTCAAAAGTGTGCGGGgactttgctttcagttactgCTAGCTTGCAACAGTGTATACGTCAATTTAGGCGCCTTGAGTTTGTTAAGGGCGATAAGGATCCAGAGCCATTGCCTTGTACTCCTATGCTTTATTCGAGTCAAGCTCATACTAATGCTCAAATGAACAAGTTTCTTGAGACCATGGCTGATTGGTATAGATATGCTGATAATAGGAAGAAAGTTGTTGGATTTTGTGCATACGTGATACGTAGCTCATTGGCAAAGCTTTATGCTGCCAGGTATAGACTCAAATCACGTGCTAAGGTATACAAGATTGCTTCACGTGATCTCAGTCGACCACTGAGGGAGAGTAGTAACAATTCTGCACCTGAATATTCTGATCTTTTGAGGATGGGACTTGTGGATGCTATTGAAGGAGTTCAGTTCTCCCATATGTCTTTGATTCCATCTTGTGATTATACACCATTTCCAAGGAATTGGATCCCAGATCATGAAAGGGTCTTGCATGAATACATTAGACTACAAGACCCAAAATTCTTTTGTGAGTTACATAGATCAATAAAACGTCAAGGTTTGATTGTTCCTCAGGATGAGATATCTGAGATTTTCTGGGATTGTAAGACTCTTGGAATTCGAAGATACCAATCTAGAGGCAAAAATGAACCAAATACTGCTTCTGAAAAGGTGGATTTGACTTCATAA
- the LOC110605198 gene encoding mannosyl-oligosaccharide 1,2-alpha-mannosidase MNS3 isoform X2, translating into MLLMIFGLALLLMTHTSSHHSFSDGLAKGTNVSEEITMGGSSRFGRFWRKPPRLPPRLSPDEKGTNNKPSNESLRLNADPIWIERQQKVKESFLHAWSGYKKYAMGYDELMPLSQQGVDGLGGLGATIVDALDTAMIMGANEVVFEAGSWIETHLSDKISKNGQVNLFETTIRVLGGLLSAYHLSGGGQHNNSMYKGPKPIVYLETARKLADRLLVAFTSSPTPIPFSDVVLHGPSAHRAPDGLSSTSEVSTLQLEFNYLSTVSGDPKYSVEAMKVLAHMKNLPKVEGLVPIYISPDSGEFSGENIRLGSRGDSYYEYLIKVWLQQGSSQDSDFTYLHDMYEEALKGVRRLLVQKSIPNGLVFVGELPYGPKGVFRPKMDHLVCFLPGTLALGATKGITKEKAMKDDLLKFEDLENLKLAEDLAKTCFEMYSVTSTGLAPEIAYFHTKEYYEGGLDGGNKGSKFVDDIIIKHADRHNLLRPETVESLFVLYRVTEDPKYREWGWQIFEAFEKFTKVESGGYSSLDDVTLLPSRRRDKMETFFLGETLKYLYLLFGDTSVIPLDKFVFNTEAHPLPIKGT; encoded by the exons ATGTTATTGATGATATTTGGTTTAGCATTGCTTTTGATGACTCATACAAGCAGTCACCATTCTTTTTCTGATGGACTagcaaaaggaacaaatgtTAGTGAAGAAATTACTATGGGTGGAAGTAGCAGATTTGGAAGATTTTGGAGGAAACCACCAAGGCTTCCTCCTCGATTATCACCTGATGAAAAAGGTACTAATAATAAACCTAGCAATGAATCGTTGAGGTTAAATGCTGATCCAATATGGATTGAAAGGCAACAAAAAGTGAAGGAATCTTTCCTGCATGCTTGGTCTGGCTACAAAAAGTATGCAATGGGATATGATGAACTTATGCCCCTAAGCCAGCAGGGAGTTGATGGGCTAGGAGGTCTAGGTGCTACTATTGTGGATGCTCTTGATACTGCCATGATTATGGGTGCTAATGAAGTAGTTTTTGAAGCAGGCTCATGGATTGAAACACACCTTTCTGATAAGATTAGCAAGAACGGCCaagttaatttatttgaaaCTACCATCCGTGTCTTAGGTGGACTTTTAAGTGCATATCATTTAAGTGGAGGGGGACAACATAATAACTCTATGTATAAGGGGCCAAAACCAATTGTTTATCTAGAAACTGCTAGAAAGTTGGCTGATCGTCTTCTAGTGGCTTTTACTTCCAGTCCAACTCCTATTCCATTTAGTGATGTTGTTCTTCACGGTCCCTCAGCGCATCGTGCTCCTGATGGTTTGAGCAGTACTTCAGAAGTTTCAACTTTGCAACTTGAGTTCAATTATCTCAGTACAGTTTCTGGTGATCCCAAGTACAGCGTGGAAGCTATGAAGGTTTTGGCACATATGAAGAATCTACCAAAGGTGGAAGGGCTGGTTCCTATCTACATAAG CCCTGACTCTGGTGAATTTAGCGGAGAGAATATTAGACTGGGTTCTCGTGGTGACAGCTACTATGAGTACCTAATTAAAGTATGGCTTCAGCAAGGAAGCAGTCAAGATTCTGATTTTACATATCTGCATGACATGTATGAGGAGGCATTGAAGGGTGTTAGGCGCTTACTTGTTCAGAAGTCGATCCCAAATGGATTGGTTTTTGTGGGGGAATTGCCTTATGGACCAAAGGGTGTTTTTCGTCCGAAAATGGATCACCTG GTGTGCTTTTTGCCTGGTACTCTTGCTCTTGGTGCCACTAAGGGCATAACAAAGGAAAAGGCAATGAAAGATGATCTGCTTAAATTTGAAGACCTTGAAAATTTAAAGCTCGCTGAGGATTTAGCAAAAACATGCTTTGAAATGTATTCAGTCACTTCTACTGGTCTTGCCCCAGAAATTGCTTACTTCCATACAAAG GAGTATTATGAAGGTGGGCTTGATGGGGGGAATAAGGGTTCAAAGTTTGTTGATGACATAATAATCAAACATGCTGATCGTCATAATCTTTTGCGCCCTGAAACTGTGGAATCCTTGTTTGTATTATATCGGGTTACAGAGGACCCAAA ATACCGTGAATGGGGTTGGCAGATATTTGAAGCATTTGAGAAGTTCACAAAGGTTGAATCTGGTGGGTACAGTTCTTTAGACGACGTTACTTTGCTTCCTTCTCGAAGAAGAGACAAGATGGAGACGTTCTTTTTAGGAGAGACATTGAAGTATCTGTACTTGCTATTTGGGGATACCTCTGTTATTCCATTGGATAAGTTTGTCTTCAACACAGAAGCCCATCCTCTTCCTATTAAAGGTACCTGA